Proteins found in one Vulgatibacter sp. genomic segment:
- a CDS encoding peptidylprolyl isomerase, which produces MNGDELFATLETSMGPIKVRLFPKEAPKTVANFVGLATGTKEWTDPKTGEKARRPLYDGSVFHRVIPEFMIQGGDPLGRGTGGPGYRFEDEFSGRKFDKPGLLAMANAGPDTNGSQFFITEVATPWLNNRHTIFGEVIDGMEVVRTIARVSRGAQDRPEHPVVLERVIISESRP; this is translated from the coding sequence ATGAACGGCGACGAGCTCTTTGCCACCCTCGAGACCAGCATGGGCCCGATCAAGGTCCGGCTGTTTCCGAAGGAGGCGCCGAAGACCGTGGCCAACTTCGTCGGCCTCGCTACCGGCACGAAGGAGTGGACCGATCCGAAGACCGGTGAGAAGGCGAGGCGGCCGCTCTACGACGGCAGCGTCTTCCACCGGGTGATCCCGGAGTTCATGATCCAGGGCGGCGATCCGCTGGGCCGCGGAACGGGCGGACCCGGTTATCGGTTCGAGGACGAGTTCAGCGGCAGGAAGTTCGACAAGCCGGGGCTGCTGGCGATGGCGAACGCGGGACCGGATACCAACGGCTCGCAGTTCTTCATCACCGAGGTTGCGACGCCCTGGCTCAACAACCGCCACACCATCTTCGGCGAGGTCATCGACGGGATGGAGGTGGTGCGTACCATCGCCCGCGTCAGCCGCGGGGCACAGGACCGTCCCGAGCACCCGGTGGTGCTCGAGAGGGTGATCATCTCCGAGAGCCGTCCGTAA
- the der gene encoding ribosome biogenesis GTPase Der, whose product MNVEKSKPVVAIVGRPNVGKSTLFNRIVGRRIAIVEDLPGVTRDRNYFDAEHDGREFILVDTGGFEPDAEDRLIQQVRDQARLAVDEAQVVVLVVDGVAGPTGVDEEIAAMLRKSGKPLFLAVNKIDSWKREEEGFLAEFYSLGLERVYPVSGEHGRGVSDMLDAVIGALPEPLPPEPEEGEEGEEPENRPIRLAIIGRPNVGKSTLVNSLIGEERFVTSPVAGTTRDPVDATLSHKGRDFVITDTAGIRRKRSIAAKVEAYSVLRSLKAAEASDVVVMLLDATEFAVEQDAKIAGLAEEQGKPLLVVVNKWDQIEQSPQKLEEFKENLVWRMPFLAYCPVIFTSALTGERVKAVLTEAGKLFEQASSRVPTPMLNKLLEEISNHHGLPVVRGARARVYYITQVGIRPPTFVIQTNRPDLIPPEYKRYVSNRLRSVFGLQVPMRLVFKKKASLRAAPKKQIRPSLAKSSPRLKSARRKPQRRR is encoded by the coding sequence TTGAACGTCGAGAAGAGCAAGCCCGTGGTGGCGATCGTGGGCAGGCCCAACGTGGGCAAGTCCACCCTGTTCAACCGCATCGTCGGCAGGCGCATCGCCATCGTCGAGGATCTTCCCGGCGTGACCCGCGACCGGAACTACTTCGACGCCGAGCACGACGGCCGCGAGTTCATCCTCGTGGATACCGGCGGCTTCGAGCCCGACGCGGAGGATCGGCTGATCCAGCAGGTCCGCGATCAGGCCCGGCTCGCGGTGGACGAGGCGCAGGTGGTGGTCCTCGTGGTGGACGGCGTCGCCGGCCCCACCGGCGTCGACGAGGAGATCGCGGCGATGCTGCGCAAGAGCGGCAAGCCGCTCTTCCTCGCCGTGAACAAGATCGACTCCTGGAAGCGCGAGGAGGAGGGCTTCCTGGCGGAGTTCTATTCGCTCGGCCTCGAGCGGGTCTATCCCGTCTCCGGCGAGCACGGCCGCGGCGTGAGCGACATGCTCGACGCGGTGATCGGCGCGCTGCCCGAGCCGCTGCCTCCCGAGCCGGAGGAAGGCGAGGAGGGCGAGGAGCCCGAGAACCGGCCGATTCGCCTCGCGATCATCGGTCGCCCCAACGTGGGCAAGAGCACCCTCGTCAACTCGCTCATCGGCGAGGAGCGTTTCGTCACCTCGCCGGTGGCGGGCACCACCCGCGATCCGGTCGACGCCACGCTCTCGCACAAGGGGCGCGACTTCGTGATCACCGACACCGCCGGCATCCGGCGCAAGCGGTCGATCGCGGCGAAGGTCGAGGCCTACTCGGTGCTCCGTTCGCTCAAGGCGGCGGAGGCCTCGGACGTGGTGGTGATGCTCCTCGACGCCACCGAGTTCGCGGTGGAGCAGGACGCGAAGATCGCCGGTCTCGCCGAGGAGCAGGGCAAGCCGCTCCTCGTGGTGGTCAACAAGTGGGACCAGATCGAGCAGAGCCCGCAGAAGCTGGAGGAGTTCAAGGAGAACCTCGTCTGGCGGATGCCCTTCCTCGCCTACTGCCCGGTGATCTTCACCTCCGCGCTGACCGGCGAGCGGGTGAAGGCGGTGCTCACCGAGGCGGGCAAGCTCTTCGAGCAGGCCTCGAGCCGCGTGCCGACGCCGATGCTCAACAAGCTCCTCGAGGAGATCTCCAACCACCACGGCCTGCCGGTTGTCCGCGGCGCCCGTGCCCGGGTCTACTACATCACCCAGGTCGGCATCCGCCCGCCGACCTTCGTGATCCAGACCAACCGGCCGGACCTGATCCCGCCCGAGTACAAGCGCTACGTCTCCAACCGGCTGCGCTCGGTCTTCGGGCTGCAGGTGCCGATGCGGCTCGTCTTCAAGAAGAAGGCATCGCTCCGCGCCGCGCCGAAGAAGCAGATCCGCCCCTCGCTGGCGAAGTCCTCGCCCCGGCTGAAGAGCGCGCGCCGCAAGCCGCAGCGGCGCAGGTAG
- a CDS encoding outer membrane beta-barrel protein, with product MRLLAATPILLAALPAAAAPESPLRLGVEGGIAWYNAFPDELLGPAGLVRLRTQLGDRFLANVALSHLRQPFEGREQVSTMIPLTLDVRLDRAPLAPYLGGGAALIHVDGAGWDWGTVFEVGVEWAFSERWAFSGQATYTGHQQATVFPYFSSLTFGLTASVL from the coding sequence ATGCGCCTCCTCGCCGCCACCCCGATCCTGCTCGCTGCCCTGCCCGCGGCCGCAGCCCCCGAGAGCCCCCTGCGCCTCGGGGTCGAAGGTGGCATCGCCTGGTACAACGCCTTCCCCGACGAGCTGCTCGGCCCCGCAGGCCTCGTCCGCCTCCGCACCCAGCTCGGCGACCGCTTCCTCGCCAACGTCGCCCTCTCCCACCTGCGTCAGCCCTTCGAGGGCCGCGAGCAGGTCTCGACGATGATCCCCCTCACCCTCGACGTCCGCCTCGACCGGGCGCCGCTCGCCCCCTACCTCGGCGGCGGCGCGGCGCTGATCCACGTGGACGGCGCGGGCTGGGATTGGGGCACGGTCTTCGAGGTGGGCGTCGAGTGGGCCTTCTCCGAGCGCTGGGCCTTCTCGGGGCAGGCGACCTACACCGGCCACCAGCAGGCCACCGTCTTCCCCTACTTCAGCAGCCTCACCTTCGGCCTCACCGCCTCGGTGCTCTGA
- the rnc gene encoding ribonuclease III, whose amino-acid sequence MSDQVKALEKRLGMRLADRQAAQAALTHKSYVNEHRAEGIADNERLEFLGDAVIDLAVSHRLMERFPEAREGTLSKLRASIVNEQGLAAVAGRIGLGELLLLGRGEEMTGGREKPSVLADALEAVVAAIYLGGGLQESLAFVDRFLGEALAQLADSGVDRDYKTQVQELAQGRLKATPRYRVLEEHGPDHAKTFVVEVAVAGKVYGRGEGRSKKDAEQLAARSALEALGEELAGGEAGEGTDEG is encoded by the coding sequence TTGAGCGATCAGGTGAAGGCTCTCGAGAAGCGGCTCGGGATGCGCCTTGCCGACAGGCAGGCGGCGCAGGCGGCGCTCACGCACAAGAGCTACGTCAACGAGCACCGCGCCGAGGGGATCGCCGACAACGAGCGGCTCGAGTTCCTCGGCGACGCCGTGATCGATCTCGCGGTGAGCCACCGGCTGATGGAGCGCTTCCCGGAGGCAAGGGAAGGCACGCTCTCCAAGCTGCGGGCCTCGATCGTCAACGAGCAGGGGCTGGCCGCCGTCGCTGGGCGGATCGGCCTCGGCGAGCTCCTGCTCCTGGGCCGGGGCGAGGAGATGACCGGCGGCAGGGAGAAGCCGAGCGTCCTCGCCGACGCCCTCGAGGCGGTGGTGGCGGCGATCTACCTCGGCGGCGGCCTGCAGGAGTCCCTCGCCTTCGTCGACCGCTTCCTCGGCGAGGCCCTCGCCCAGCTCGCGGACAGCGGCGTCGACCGGGACTACAAGACCCAGGTGCAGGAGCTGGCGCAGGGCAGGCTGAAGGCCACGCCGCGCTACCGGGTGCTCGAGGAGCATGGTCCCGACCACGCGAAGACCTTCGTGGTCGAGGTCGCGGTGGCGGGAAAGGTCTACGGCCGGGGCGAGGGGCGCTCGAAGAAGGACGCCGAGCAGCTGGCAGCCCGCTCGGCCCTGGAGGCCCTCGGAGAGGAGTTGGCCGGGGGCGAGGCGGGCGAGGGTACGGACGAAGGCTGA
- the era gene encoding GTPase Era: MAKKRNAAPHRSGFCAIIGRPNVGKSTLLNRVLGEKLSIVSPKPQTTRNRVLGVLTRPDLQVAFLDTPGIHRARGGLNRFMVDQALGALPEVDCVLYLIEPGLVRDAAAPSGVRVEIGEVNQFIVEKLRDAGKPVILGINKIDTLPRHELLPVIEAWKDALPFAAIFPLSALKGEGVEALVDLIGEQLPEGPALFPEDVFTDVAERFLVSEFVREQILRSTRQEVPYSTAVVVESFDEAEREREGRGLVRIFSRIYVERDSQKAIIIGKRGEMLKKIGTASRLEIERLLGCKVFLSLEVTVEPRWSEREDALRRLGYSS; this comes from the coding sequence TTGGCGAAGAAGCGCAACGCAGCGCCCCATCGGTCGGGCTTCTGCGCGATCATCGGGCGACCGAACGTGGGCAAGAGCACGCTGCTCAACCGCGTGCTGGGAGAGAAGCTCTCCATCGTCAGCCCCAAGCCCCAGACCACACGCAACCGCGTGCTCGGCGTGCTCACGCGCCCCGACCTGCAGGTTGCCTTCCTCGACACCCCCGGCATCCACCGGGCCCGTGGCGGCCTGAACCGCTTCATGGTCGATCAGGCCCTGGGCGCGCTGCCCGAGGTCGATTGCGTCCTCTACCTGATCGAGCCGGGCCTCGTCCGCGACGCCGCGGCGCCCTCCGGCGTGCGGGTGGAGATCGGCGAGGTCAACCAGTTCATCGTCGAGAAGCTCCGCGACGCGGGCAAGCCGGTGATCCTGGGGATCAACAAGATCGACACGCTTCCCAGGCACGAGCTCCTGCCCGTGATCGAGGCCTGGAAGGACGCGCTCCCCTTCGCGGCGATCTTCCCCCTCTCCGCCCTGAAGGGCGAGGGGGTCGAGGCGCTGGTGGACCTCATCGGCGAGCAGCTGCCCGAAGGGCCGGCGCTCTTCCCCGAGGACGTCTTCACCGACGTGGCCGAGCGCTTCCTCGTCTCCGAGTTCGTGCGCGAGCAGATCCTCCGCTCCACCAGGCAGGAGGTGCCCTACAGCACCGCGGTGGTGGTGGAGAGCTTCGACGAGGCGGAGCGCGAACGGGAGGGCAGGGGGCTGGTGCGCATCTTCTCCCGCATCTATGTCGAGCGGGATTCGCAGAAGGCGATCATCATCGGCAAGCGCGGGGAGATGCTGAAGAAGATCGGGACCGCCTCGCGCCTGGAGATCGAAAGACTCCTCGGCTGCAAGGTGTTCCTCTCCCTCGAAGTGACGGTGGAACCGCGCTGGAGCGAGCGCGAGGACGCGCTGCGGCGCCTGGGGTATTCGAGTTGA